DNA sequence from the Glycine soja cultivar W05 chromosome 18, ASM419377v2, whole genome shotgun sequence genome:
atatataatcttaGTAGTTGAAATATGCAAAACAACCAATATGAATATgcaaatatcaaattttaattattagaacaattttataatttacatattatgataaattgataattagTAAAATTCCTGTTTTtgcaaatattaataatataagttcttatattattatgtgcattatgttattttaaaaattttcaagatatatattaattgatagatatataaatatttacatatatatatatatatacacatatttatatttaaatagttctacatttatatttttgtactattctaatttatataaatgtttttgttaaatattttgtttggtaattttatatatatatatatatatatatatatatatatatatatatatatatatatataattttaataaatcattaaaaatgaaaaaaaaaagtgcacacACAAACATACACAACAAACCTTTAAATATGTagaaataacataataatatcaaaatgcaaatgttaattattgaaattacatatttaaagatAATGAAGAAAAGTTAGAATTTTATCTCAatgaaacataataaaaaaaatgaaactataaaaaaaatttgaaaatgatgtacaataaaaaaaaaaagataaagtaagTACGTACAATGAAAAAATATGGGAAAGAAACTGTATTAGAAAGTCTAAGATTTGGAAATTATCGTGTATAGATAATCTTAAGttgtaatttcaaaatatttgattattttaataagttttaaaataagctattttaatcattaatacCTATGgaatcatttttcttaaatgtccaaaaaatttattatatatacatgaattgacaaattaaaagaaataaagaaaatatatgttgTTTCAGGACCGGGAATAACTTTATTAGTAATGAAGGTcatcatttataattatataccaTATATTAGTCTATGTGATCAAAGCCTAACTAAACCGAATTCATatgttcataatttatttattttttgacagaaaaacattaattttttttcagaataAGAAGTATCACATTAAGGTTTACAATAATACACTCATCTTATTTCAATCAACTAATTGTGTGGGAACCTGAAAAATATCAGATGGTAATGGTGGTGCATAATTTTATAACTCAAATATTATGACAATTAGATCAAAATTCATTTGTTTGATAAAAGAATTTGGTTAGATTAGGTATCGATTCAGTTAAAACACGTCGTGTCCTCAGACTACTGGTACTAACTAGGTAGGTTGTACAGATTACATTACACTTCTCTTCATCTGGAGAAACAAATGGCTAGGTCTGCGAAAGGGCATCAAGATGAATTCGACGACGATGATGAAGAAGAACTCTTAACTGCTAATAACACCTCTTCCAAaggtttctctctctctgtgtttggtttggttgtgcAACACCCACCAGGGTTTATCGATTGATTCATTGATGGGTGTCTCAAAGTTCTTATCTTTTTACCTCTTCAATTGCATTCCGCAATTCAATTTGCAATTTTTAacacaattatttattattacgtTGTGACTTGGCAGTGAAGGTGGATGAACCCAGCACGGGGAAGAGGGTGAACCCACAGCGTTCAAAGCATTCAGAAACCGAGCAACGTAGAAGGAGCAAGATTAACGAAAGGCAAGctttaaagaaaagaagaagaaaaaattctttttgttgaGTTAATTGTTTGTGTGTAGGTTTTGAGTGGAAGTTTGATGTAATTCTATATTATTTGGCAATATATGCTCGCttgaaaaaattatgtttttgagCCAGGTTTCAGGTTCTGAGAGATCTCATACCTCAAAATGATCAAAAAAGAGATAAGGCATCCTTCTTGTTGGAGGTACCACATTCAACTTTCAACCATTTGTTTCTTGTGTTCATCTTAATggttaattgtatttttgtgtGAACTAAATTAAGCAATTTTCCcccctttatttatatatgcagGTCATTGAGTATATTCAGTTCCTAcaggaaaaattacaaatttatgaACAGACTTATGAAGGATGGAATCAGGAGCCCACGAAATTAACTCCATGGGTAAAGTTATTTGGAATGGTGCAATGCGAACATTTTTTGTATCTGTATACTCTGGACCTTGATTTATGAAATGTTAGGCAATGCATTATGCATGGCAATGCAAGTGTGCACTATAGCAGCTTTCCCGACTGATAGTGGTGCCACCTCAACATTGTTAGACTTGTGATTTTCTGATTGTATAAGGATTCATTTTGTATAGACTGCAAAAGAAAGAGCATCAACTAGGAAGCCTTATTCCCACTAAGTAGGGTCACCAACATGGATTTGGGAACACCGATGTACTTGGTCATGTGCCATGTACTCATGATGCCAACTGcaaaaaaattctcataaaGAGTTTAAGTTCCTTTCATGTTTAGGATTTCACTACTTTATGCTGTTTCTTTGAATTCATGtctgcttgttttctttttttatttatttacaatgtCCTTTTCTTCCAGAGCTAGTAGCCCAGTATGCATATTTGAATGAGTTCAGGATGGCATTGTGGCAACTTCAGTGATCTATTTGTCACAATGGTTGGTTGTGACTTAGTGTCTTGAAATTGTAACAATGGCTTTTTATCTGAAGTTTATTGTTctcatctgttttttttttcagagaaATAATCACGGGCCTGCAGAAAATACTACAGATCCTTCTCAAGCTACTCAAAATGGGTCTGTTGATGAGAAAAATAACAATGTCTCTCCATTGTTGCCCAAAAATGTACAGAACCCGATAGAGTCTGACTTCTCAATGACAACTATTCAGAAGGGCAACATCCCTGGTTCAACTACAGAAGCAGTTCCCCTGCCCATGCAAATGCGATTGGACATGTTTGATCCAGTTGTTAGCAGTAGTATGGCAACCCAACATCTGCTGGAACCTGTATCTAATGTTAACATGCTTTCCCATACCCAGCCTCAATTGTGGCTTGATAAACGAAACAAGGGCAACTATATTCTTCCACATAATGATACAATGAAGGAACAGGAGGAGCTGGTGAATGAAAGTGGGTCAGATAGCATCTCAAGTGCCTATTCTCAGGGGTGAGTCTCTTTCTTATATAAGTTCAACAGTAGTTTTTCTTCAccaatattttgttaattatttgcttGAAACTACATTTAGCGAGGGTGAACAGTGTGTGTGTGCAGCTGCACGCGCATAAACATGACCATTCCCcaatctctttttttaaaaataaaaaaataaaataaaatattgagtgAATTGTTTTAAATCGGATAGTGAATTTTTCTTCATCTCTGTCTGTTATTTCAGCCATTGTTCTCTCTTGTACCATATTAGAATTTGGGCTTAAGGCCTAACTCAACCTTACAAAATCGACTTGTAAGGTGAGGGTTGTCCAAATTTTTTTGAGCACCACTTAAGGTGAGGATTCACCCCCTCACAGCTTGATATGAAGGTGCATGAGGCTGCAAATTAAGACAGACCAAGGGTCTTTGCAATTAAGTCGGTTTTCaacttacaaaatttattagagTCTacatatattttagaaaaataaaaataggaggAGAGGGGTGGGTCAAGTTAGTCTTCATTTTTCCTCCCAATTAACATAGGTGGAAAACCTTTAATTGGATGAGAAATATCCAGTGGGAGAGTGCAGGATGGAGAGGGAGTGAGATACTAATTTAAAAGGAAGTTACTGATATGATAGTGAGAAGAATGGGAGCAATCTATATACGTGCCATTTAGGGCTCAAAATATCATATGAATAAACTGTTGTCAGCTCACATTTGCAATTAATCCCTTTGCTTGTGCTGTTCTTCATGGCATGGAATTATGCTCTCTAAACCAATcaagacttttttttgtttttctttgttcttaCTTGTTTGAGAttgtttttatcaatttaaaaatatcatcaaagtccTTCAAAAAAACCTGGAAAGCAATTTCTGAATAATAATAACAGCAGAATGCAGAAGTGTCTCTGTGAAGTTGTTGGCCATATATTCTTCATTCAGTAACTACATTTCTGAAATCTGATAGCTGGTTCCTTCTATCTTAAATATGCTGAAGCTTGCCATTCCACTTCAAATCATAAGGCAATTAAGGATGATACCTAGTGGATTGGTGTAATGTGCAATGATATAGtttgataatcaattttttGCATCTTTTTCTCCACTTGAATCTTGTCAAATACTCTTTGCAATTTGAGAGGACATTTTTATCGATCCAAATTTTGTGAACATGACCCCACCCAAAATAAATTACTGGAAATCCACTCGTACTTACAATTGAGCATGAGAATCCATCATCCTCAAAAAAAGGGGAGGAAATTTGGCACGAGAAATTTTTTAGGTTCCCACAAACTTGTTGCAGTTGacattgttttctttcttgCCTGCTTATATGATGCAAAATAAGTGGTGCAACTGTACCTTTTAGGGAAATTAATTGTTTAGCACTTGAGTTTATTACCTCAAGCATCATTGAAGTGAATGTATCATTTGTGCCACTGTTGACCAAGTTTTTATGTGTTTTAACAGAATTTTAGATTCTCTCACACAAGCACTGCACTCTTCAGGCGTAGATATGTCCCAGACTAATGTCTCAGTGCAAATTGATGTTGGTAGACAAGAAAATGCTGGGCTGATCCCCTCTGCATCTACTTCAAAGGTTCGTTTAGACTTCAGTTTTGGGCACCAAGTTTCTTAAgtcttgaattaatttttgaagATATTTTGCAACATTGATATTTCCTTTTTGACATAGAATTAGCATATGACAGTATTATTCATTAGAAAGAAAGAGTAAGAAATTGCGGCCAATGAATATCA
Encoded proteins:
- the LOC114394559 gene encoding transcription factor BIM2-like, which encodes MARSAKGHQDEFDDDDEEELLTANNTSSKVKVDEPSTGKRVNPQRSKHSETEQRRRSKINERFQVLRDLIPQNDQKRDKASFLLEVIEYIQFLQEKLQIYEQTYEGWNQEPTKLTPWRNNHGPAENTTDPSQATQNGSVDEKNNNVSPLLPKNVQNPIESDFSMTTIQKGNIPGSTTEAVPLPMQMRLDMFDPVVSSSMATQHLLEPVSNVNMLSHTQPQLWLDKRNKGNYILPHNDTMKEQEELVNESGSDSISSAYSQGILDSLTQALHSSGVDMSQTNVSVQIDVGRQENAGLIPSASTSKGHENQSVSNPAIARSGVDYCNIDSEQSSKRLRQEAS